The DNA window GTTCTTTGCTGGGCGACCATTTTTTTTCTCACCTCCGGGATAACGGATATTTCGCTGACCCATTCTGATACTTCGGGTTTTCGGATGGCCTCACTGACATTTTCACCGTTTAAAAACACCTGCAGGCTGTGGTCCGGAATGAGGTCCAGGGTAATGCCATTCAGGGCCTTTAGGACATCCAGGCGGCGATCGGGATGAATGCCATGACGCATGCAGAAAAGGGTGATCGCCCGGTACATGGCTCCGCTGTCCACATAGAGTATGCCCAGTTGTTCGGCAATGTCTTTCGCCAGGGTACTTTTCCCGCAGGAAGAGTAGCCGTCGATTGCAATGATGATATGGTCAGCAGGCTTGGTCGTCACAGGGATCCACGATTGTTCAGGTGAAAATAAAAAATCCTACCCGGTCTGTGGATAGGATTTTTTGGTAACATTTCTTTTAACCCGTAAGAGTTAATACTCATCTTCGTTGAAAAGAAAATCATCCTTTCTAGGAAAATCGGGCCAGATGTCTTCCATGGATTCGTAAATCTCTTCGTCATCTTCAAGCTCCTGAAGGTTTTCGATTACTTCTATCGGAGCTCCGCTTCTGATGCCGTAGTCGATCAACTCATCCCGGGTTGCAGGCCAAGGCGCTTCTTCCAGATGATGGGCTAACTCTAAAGTCCAGTACATATTGGTATAATTATTTTTATTAGGTAATTAATTTTAATAAAATAGAAAAGTTTCTAAAAAGTTCCGCGAAATTAAATAATTAACATACAATCTCCATAACTGTAGAAACGGTACTTTTCATTCATCGCCACCTGGTAG is part of the Candidatus Vicinibacter affinis genome and encodes:
- a CDS encoding (d)CMP kinase, with the translated sequence MTTKPADHIIIAIDGYSSCGKSTLAKDIAEQLGILYVDSGAMYRAITLFCMRHGIHPDRRLDVLKALNGITLDLIPDHSLQVFLNGENVSEAIRKPEVSEWVSEISVIPEVRKKMVAQQRTFGEQKSLVMDGRDIGTVVFPQAQFKFFITADPKIRAQRRLLELQSKGIRSDLETVLNNLQHRDLIDSTREDSPLRQAEDAIVIDNSQLDRSQQLEKVLEIIRSKE
- a CDS encoding DUF2795 domain-containing protein — its product is MYWTLELAHHLEEAPWPATRDELIDYGIRSGAPIEVIENLQELEDDEEIYESMEDIWPDFPRKDDFLFNEDEY